From Procambarus clarkii isolate CNS0578487 unplaced genomic scaffold, FALCON_Pclarkii_2.0 HiC_scaffold_125, whole genome shotgun sequence, the proteins below share one genomic window:
- the LOC138360868 gene encoding uncharacterized protein, which translates to MAASSPVIQPEDVNRLRYGLAVNKAGRDALASVFMWSYRGTFPVVTYLTQDLGYTNAQYRRVFDDHQRDKLEASSDAATFDITLLYKLLQRVCGLAEMNNPTWTTPGPQGPSLEHLIYSLKQHRNTLAHDNVGMSEQDLTSTLMELSDLLAKMLAEAGVRCGANSQDVDHVTRDVTKYIGGLLEKVREPLDPSDVAYLPQLRQDIKMFKSHITEEIKQMSKQELTDGYKLLYQIVPAPWLLLIINYNPSLAFTRLRLLEDPVIGARPSHAAKGQDINYEDILSMRREDGRVPQCVLLTGEGGMGKTTLLKLILEKWVEDPDAIRHLGTVDLVFYVQCRDSHLNTFDGLLRQLLPQTLSDADTDFQLFKEIILSLNILVLIDGYDEVNDHSGRLVKELLHLPGKDVRLVITTRPGWDQQLSQLVPHTRPRCNILVLGITPERRVEFAERTIKVLVEEDCQRSVIAGRFTQRLEQMSQFLGEYLNTPLTLTLLALLCVEAPEEFNNLTTNTQVYEKIRDFITSKLVSRLTDKHVTEPKRKCEENVKKFLRFLEEISLRGIQRKEYDLWPETEAEIREKCDTLGLPQEEVLSNYFTRTGYRRGLNVVWVFGYFHARYQEYCASRRLVDLLLRAEQDRGDPASHRVSGERSTIIDLLVDVVRKEKRSLGDHMRGFEFDISDVQQEFRERPRWQNILLSTTGVLCARGVEHRFITHIADLCNMVTNSTDELLKHVAESRGSEHVIQAVCEKLRTYHRWEIGSVDSWVVLPLVLKKVTPKNICLIINDTPQLMPCLSTLSVLAKMKVTIYLVLAYSLYSKEINSDISKQCLERLTAPDSKHTLKEFLGVLPEAAIPLLPHTLETLNLRLTLQQLPVLMRHLPRLPHLQTLGKYSYFPP; encoded by the coding sequence ATGGCGGCCTCGAGTCCTGTTATCCAACCGGAAGATGTGAACAGACTGCGGTATGGGCTGGCTGTGAATAAGGCAGGACGAGACGCGCTAGCAAGTGTGTTTATGTGGTCGTACCGGGGCACCTTCCCAGTAGTGACTTACCTCACTCAGGACTTGGGGTACACTAATGCTCAGTACAGGCGTGTCTTCGATGATCACCAGAGGGATAAACTCGAAGCTTCCTCTGACGCGGCAACTTTTGACATCACCCTGTTGTATAAACTCCTGCaacgtgtgtgtggtctggctgaGATGAATAACCCCACGTGGACCACTCCAGGGCctcagggaccatcacttgaacacCTCATTTACAGCCTGAAGCAACACCGAAACACGTTGGCCCATGATAATGTGGGAATGTCAGAGCAAGATCTTACGTCAACACTGATGGAGCTCAGTGACTTATTGGCCAAGATGCTGGCAGAGGCCGGCGTCCGGTGTGGGGCAAACAGCCAggatgtggaccacgtgaccagagaTGTCACCAAGTATATTGGTGGTCTGCTAGAGAAGGTCAGAGAGCCGCTGGATCCCTCAGATGTGGCGTACTTGCCACAGCTCCGCCAGGATATTAAGATGTTCAAAAGCCACATCACAGAAGAGATTAAGCAGATGAGCAAGCAGGAGCTAACTGACGGGTATAAACTGCTGTACCAGATTGTTCCCGCACCCTGGCTCCTCCTCATCATTAACTACAACCCAAGTCTTGCTTTTACAAGACTGCGACTCCTTGAAGATCCCGTTATAGGGGCAAGACCCTCCCACGCTGCCAAGGGTCAGGATATAAACTATGAAGACATCTTGAGTATGAGACGAGAAGACGGAAGAGTCCCTCAGTGTGTCCTCCTGACGGGGGAAGGTGGTATGGGCAAGACAACTttactcaagctcatcctcgagaaGTGGGTAGAGGACCCTGATGCCATACGTCACCTGGGCACTGTGGACCTCGTTTTCTATGTACAGTGCAGGGACTCACATCTTAATACCTTCGATGGTCTCCTCCGCCAGTTGCTGCCTCAAACACTTAGTGATGCTGACACTGATTTCCAGCTGTTTAAGGAGATAATCTTGAGCTTAAATATATTAGTCCTGATTGACGGCTACGACGAGGTCAACGACCATTCAGGAAGGCTGGTGAAGGAGCTGTTGCACCTGCCTGGCAAGGATGTGAGGTTGGTGATAACCACACGGCCGGGGTGGGACCAACAACTGTCACAGCTCgtcccacacaccagacctcgctgcaacatcctcgtcttgggcatcactccagaacgtcgcgtggagttcgccgagagaaccatcaaggtgctggtggaggaagactGCCAACGGAGTGTCATCGCAGGTAGATTTACCCAGCGGCTGGAGCAGATGAGTCAGttcctgggtgagtacctcaacactccactcaccttgacattgttggcgctgctgtgtgtcgaggctccagaagaatttaacaacctcaccacaaacACTCAAGTCTACGAGAAGATTCGTGACTTCATAACCAGCAAATTAGTGTCCAGACTCACAGACAAACACGTGACCGAACCCAAAAGAAAATGTGAGGAAAATGTGAAAAAGTTTTTGAGGTTCTTAGAAGAGATTAGtttaagagggatccagaggAAGGAGTACGACCTTTGGCCAGAGACGGAAGCGGAGATTAGGGAGAAGTGTGACACTTTGGGGCTGCCGCAGGAGGAGGTCTTGTCCAACTATTTCACAAGAACCGGCTACCGTCGGGGCCtcaatgtggtgtgggtgtttggctaTTTTCACGCCAGGTACCAGGAATATTGTGCCAGCAGGAGGCTGGTCGATCTCTTGTTGAGGGCTGAGCAAGACCGAGGTGATCCAGCATCACACCGTGTGTCAGGGGAAAGGTCTACAATCATTGACCTCTTGGTGGATGTTGTACGTAAGGAAAAACGCTCCTTGGGAGATCACATGAGAGGTTTCGAGTTTGATATTAGCGACGTGCAACAAGAGTTTAGGGAACGCCCCAGATGGCAGAACATTTTACTCAGCACTACCGGGGTACTGTGTGCCCGGGGAGTAGAGCACAGGTTCATTACTCACATAGCTGACCTGTGCAACATGGTAACAAATTCGACTGACGAGCTGTTGAAGCATGTAGCAGAGTCCCGCGGGAGTGAGCATGTCATCCAAGCCGTGTGTGAGAAGCTGCGTACATACCACAGATGGGAAATAGGGAGTGTTGACTCGTGGGTTGTCCTGCCGCTTGTTCTTAAGAAGGTGACACCTAAGAACATTTGCCTAATCATAAACGATACACCCCAACTAATGCCGTGTCTGTCTACACTGTCAGTGCTGGCAAAAATGAAGGTAACCATATACTTAGTTCTTGCATATAGTTTATACAGCAAAGAGATAAACAGTGATATATCAAAACAGTGTTTGGAGAGGCTGACAGCCCCCGACAGTAAGCATACTTTAAAGGAGTTTCTTGGTGTCTTGCCTGAGGCAGCCatacccctcctgcctcacaccctcGAGACCCTCAACCTGCGCCTCACACTACagcaactgcccgtcctcatgcGTCACCTGCCTCGCCTTCCTCACCTGCAGACTCTtggtaaatattcatattttccaccataa